A genomic region of Pelodiscus sinensis isolate JC-2024 chromosome 1, ASM4963464v1, whole genome shotgun sequence contains the following coding sequences:
- the BICD1 gene encoding protein bicaudal D homolog 1 isoform X8 — MAAEEVLQTVDHYKTEIERLTKELTETTHEKIQAAEYGLVVLEEKLTLKQQYDELEADYDCLKQELEQLREVPEPLDQTWKQKMALWRMCVKNPGGMNL, encoded by the exons ATGGCTGCAGAAGAGGTATTGCAGACCGTGGATCACTATAAGACTGAGATCGAAAGGCTGACTAAGGAGCTCACCGAAACAACGCACGAGAAGATCCAGGCTGCTGAATATGGGCTGGTGGTGCTGGAGGAGAAACTCACCCTGAAGCAGCAATATGACGAGCTGGAGGCTGACTACGATTGCCTTAAACAGGAGCTGGAACAGCTGAGAGAG GTACCTGAGCCGCTGGATCAGACATGGAAGCAAAAAATGGCCTTGTGGAGAATGTGTGTAAAGAACCCTGGAGGCATGAATTTATGA